TCGCTCAGGGGGATTCTCTGCACGCAGACAGGGATTGCAGCCCGGCACCTGCAGCACACCACCCACCCCAGACCCTGCTGCGGCAGCGGGTGCCATGCTGCCTGCTCACCTCCAGCTCCTTGTATTGGTGGCTGAGGAGCACGAGCTCAGGGTCAGCGCCGGGCAGGTGCTTCATCTCCAGGTTATGGCTGGGTGGTGTGTTAAGGAGCAGACAGTGCTGGGCAGACCCATGTagccccccatcccatcccatcccatcccatcccatcccatcccatcccgtgtCACATCCcattccctcccttcccatcctGTCCTACATCCAATTCCATTCTGtctcccatcctgtcccatctcATCCTCCATTGCATCCCGtaccatcctgtcccatcccatctcatcctcCAGCTCATCCTTCGTCACATCCCATACCGTCCCCCAACCACCCCATCCTCCACCCCTCATCGAATCCCATCCTCCATCTCATCTCATTCCTCATCCCGTACCATCCTCCAGCCCATCCCTCAGCCCACCCCatcctccatcccatcccatcccatcccatcccttacCCTGTCCTCCATCGCATCCCGTCCCGTCctccatcccgtcccgtcccgtcccgtcctcCGGCCCGCCCCATCCCACATCCCGGCCCCGTCCAGTCCCGtgtcccgtccccgccgcccaTCCCGGCAGGGCCCCCGCCCCGAGCACTGCCCGCCGCGCAGgccggccgcggccgccggcgggtACTAGAGGGGGATGTCCTGGGTGACGAAGGCCTTCACCTGCGGGCAGAGCGGGCGGCCGGGCCCAGCtcagcggcggcgcggccccggccccgcccggcccccgcccggcccggtcCCGCGGCACCTACCTCCCTCAGGCGGTTCAGCCGTCACCCGCCGCAGCTCTGCGGGAGGAGACACCGCGTCACCCCGGCGCCCCCACAGCGgcgcccccgccggcccccccgccggccccgcgctcaCCTCCACCTTGCCCCGCGCCAGGTCCCGCAGCTCGGCCACGCGGAGCCGGGGGGGTcgcgggccgccccccgccgccagcgccgccacCAGCAGCGACAGCGACAGCGCCCGCAGCATCCCGCCGCCACGTCACCGGCCGCGCGCGCCGcacgccccgccccggcgggcaCGCGCACGCCCACGGCGAGCGGCCGCGGAGGGGCTGAGCGCACGGCGTGCACGCGCGGTGACACACACGCACGCCCTGCGGTCACGCACGCGCTCCCACGCGCAGCCCCCACACCGACGCAGGCCGCgcgctcgccccccccccccccgcactcacGCGCCATGCACGCACGCACACGCCCACGCACGCACACGCCCGGCACTCACACACACGCTCTGCACACGCACGCGCCACGCGCGCACGCCCGGACGCCGTGCACTCACTCACGCCCTCCCTCGCGCTCACGCGCCCTCGCGCGCTCGCACGCCCGCACGCTTTCTGCACGCGCGCGGACGCACACCCCGCAAACACCCCGCGGACGCGCTgcagcccccgccccccctccccccaccaccatccccccccgcacccccccgggcGCGCGCACCCCTGCGCACACCCACCACCAAGGCCGCCCCCCGCGCGCGCGCACCCCGCGCTCCGCGAACGCACGCGCCTGCAGCCCTCCCCGAGCgccccccccgctccgcgccggcccCCGCAGCGACCGCCGCCGCTCCCGCTACCCTCCGCCCTCccggaagagaagggagagaggaaaagcgGGAGGGACTTGGGGCTTGAAAATGAACTAAACCTGCTTTAACGATACATTAAgagtaatattaaaaataataatatcaataatatCAATAATATCAGTATCAGTAATATCAATAGTAAAATAACGAAATATGTGCGATATCTACAAACCCAGtctcgagctcccaggatgacaatcgcGCTGGGAAAATCCCGAGCTGGGTGCGCTGACAGCACTCCCGGTGCAGCCCAGGACGCGCTGAACTCACGGCCGGTTTGGTGcccagcaggaaaccctgcagagctgcccccagcgtgtcctggtgcctggggctgttcctccccaggggcaggactttgcactttccCTGGTTCACCTTCCTAAGGCTCCTGCCAgcccgtttctccagcctgtccaggtccctctgggtggatGCACGACCCCCGGGTTTATCGGCTCCCCCTCTCGGTtgggtgtcatctgcaaacttgctgagggtgcactctgccccatcatccaggtcagTAATGAAGATGTTagacaggactggacccagtattggcTTCTGGAGCACACCAccagttactggcctccaactagacctTGTGCCACTGACCACCACCCTCTGAATCCAGacattcagacagttttcaagGCACCTCAAAATCTGCTCGTCCAGCTTGTACATCGACAGCGTCTCCAGGAGGATCTGATGggagacggtgtcaaaggccttcctgaagtccaggtagacaacataaACCGCTCTGCCAAGCCAGTCACTTCATCACAGAAGGTGGTCAGGTTGGCCAAGCAGAACTTCCCCTTCGTGAAGCCGTGatgactcctcccagtgctcctccTCGTTGCTCATGTGCCTGGCAATGGTTCCCAGGAccagctgctccatcacctccccagggctggagatgaggctgactggcctctagttccctgggtcctcctttgTGCCCTTCCTGAAGACAGGATTGACATTTGCCCTCCTCCAGTCCTCTCCCAGTTGCCACGATTGATCCCAGATTATTGAGAGTGGCCTTGCGATGAGAggagccagctccctcagcgctCGTGGGtccatcccatcagggcccatggaccaGGTCCTCTTCCACCAAGATCCTCTTCCTatcgtgctccagccctccccggGCTCTGGGCTCCTGAAGGCTGGTCTTGCTGGTACAGACCGAGGTGTAGGAGATGTCCGGGACCTCTGCCCTCTCCGTGCCCCGTGTTACTGGGTCCCCTCGCTCCCTGAGACGCACGCGAGTGTGGATGCACCTGAAGTGCACCCATGTGACGCTTTCACGCCTGCCTGTGCAAACAgctgcccaccaccacacccGCACCACCGCACGCGAGTGCAACACGCACACGTGCAGCTGCACGCGCAGCACCTCACCGGGCTGCCGCGAGCGTGAGCGGGCACCGCCAGCTGCAAACACACCCACCGCAGAGCAGGGACACCCGCTGGTGCGCAATCACACAGCGGTCACACGGGTGTGCACGCAGCCGCGCACGCAAAAATGCACACAGGGACATACGCACACAGACGTGCACACAGGCATGCAGGCACTCAGGCACATGTGCACGCGGGAACACATGCGCATACGCATACAGGCGCACACACACGCAGGCACGCATTCGCATGTGTGAATGTATTTCCAGGATTTTCCTCctagaaactctgctaaggcacgtggaaaatCAGGAGGTGATTGGTGgcagccaacgtggcttcaccaagggcaagtcatgcctgacaaatgtgGTGACTTTCTATGACGGGgctacagcgttggtggataagggaagagcgactgacatcatctacctggagttgtgcaaagcatttgacactgtcccgcacaacatcctggtctctaaattggaaagagatgggtttgatggatggaccactcggtggataaggaaccaGCTGGGTGGCCACACTCAAAGCCTTGCAGTCAACGGCTTGATGTCCCAGTGGTCATCAGTGACaaatggtgttcctcaggggtcagtactgggaccggtgctgtttaatggctttgttggcgacatggacagtgggatcgagtgcaccctcagcaagtttgccgatgacactaaGGTGTGTGGCACGGTCGgcgtgctggagggaagggatgccatccagagggacctggacaggctggagaggtgggtctgtgccaACCTCATGACGTTCAACCAGGCCGAGTGCagggtcccgcacctgggtcatggcaatcccaagcacaaatccaggctgggcagagaaagggttgggagcagccctgcggagaaggacttgggggtgctggtggatgagaagctcaacacgacccggcaacgtgcgctggcagcccagaaaccccccgcagcccgggctgcatcaaaagaagcgtggccagcgggggtgattctgcccctctgctccgctctgggagacccccctgcagtgctgcctccagcgctggggcaccaacagcagaaggacacggagctgttggagcggggccagaggaggccccggagctgctgggagggctggagcccctctgctgggaggacaggctgagagagctgggggggttcagcctggagaagagaaggctccgcggagaccttggagccccttccagtccctaaaggggctccaggaaaggtggggaggggctctggagcagggaggggagccacagcatgagggctaatggttttacactgggagaggggagattgagatgagatctgaggaagcaattctttgctgtgagggcggtgagcccctggcccaggttgcccagagaagctgtggctgccccatccctggaggggttcaaggccaggttggacggggcttggagcgacctgggctggtgggaggtgtccctgcccagggcagggggtgccactgggggggctttaaggtcccttcaacccgaaccatgctgtgaCTCCATGGTGCGCGCACGCGCAGCCACACACGCACGCGGGCGGATGCGCGCGCGCCAGGACAGCCGCGTACGCGCAGGGGCCGCTCCGCTCCTCGCGCCGGCggaggggcagggggtgaggggtgcggggtgggggggacacagaggaggaGGCGGGGCAGCAGCTGTCAcgtgagcggggcggggcggtggcagGTGCGCGCCGGGGGGGTCGGGGCGGCGGGGTGGCTCGCGccgctcctgcgcctttaaggcGCTGGGCAGGTGGCGGGGGGCGCTCACAGcgcggtggggccgggccgggcggtgaggggagcgcggcgccgggccgggcggtCGCTCGCTCGGGTCTCCCGCCCATGGAGCCGGCCCGGCGCGGTAGCACGGATCAGGGCTCGGCCGCCTCCCTggggccccggcccgg
This Chroicocephalus ridibundus chromosome 13, bChrRid1.1, whole genome shotgun sequence DNA region includes the following protein-coding sequences:
- the SELENOM gene encoding selenoprotein M isoform X1, which codes for MLRALSLSLLVAALAAGGGPRPPRLRVAELRDLARGKVESCGGURLNRLREVKAFVTQDIPLYHNLEMKHLPGADPELVLLSHQYKELERIPLSDMTREEINQLVQELGFYRKETPDAPVPKEFQFAPARPLPTLPPPQAPTPESKTPPERDEGEHPDL
- the SELENOM gene encoding selenoprotein M isoform X2; amino-acid sequence: MLRALSLSLLVAALAAGGGPRPPRLRVAELRDLARGKVESCGGURLNRLREVKAFVTQDIPLYHNLEMKHLPGADPELVLLSHQYKELEGGLSGVHPALLCTGHQEELGAPEPLAEVGGDSSITLSARPPLVS